In Tribolium castaneum strain GA2 chromosome 4, icTriCast1.1, whole genome shotgun sequence, one DNA window encodes the following:
- the CYP6BQ13 gene encoding cytochrome P450 monooxygenase isoform X1, which translates to MATKTHHPVLPSLIMAILTYSWLLDIFGILTALIAVFIAWAQWSHTYWSRRNLIAPKTTFFLGNSKGIVTQKQSFGDFTVEMYEYIRKHNKPHGGFYLTLMPNYMPVDPEIIKHIMLNDFDHFVDRGIYYNEEVDPLSAHLFSLDGAKWRNLRIKLTPTFTSGKMKMMFDTLVKCSDQLLVEMNQTAGKAPVDAKNILARFTTDIIGSCAFGIECNSLKNPNDEFTQYLKLFFVEGFWQNLNGIITFVAPELAKKLNMKVVNPVLSNFFMKVVEDTVNMRERNNIYRKDFMHLLLQLKNRGELVDDDSILQNNTDAENKEVTLTLNELAAQAFVFFLAGYETSSTTMTFCLYELASNPEIQDKLRAEINEVLQKHGKLTYDAIMEMRYMDKVVNETLRKYPPLPGLNRVCNKEYKVPGTDFVIEKGTKIWIPVLGLHRDPEYFPNPEKFDPERFTEENKRQRHPYTYLPFGEGPRICIGLRFGMMQTKVGLSVLLKNYKFSINSKTKLPLQLDPKSFIMSTEGGIWLDYTRV; encoded by the exons ATGGCGACAAAAACTCATCATCCAGTGTTGCCAAGTCTG ATAATGGCGATACTAACGTACAGTTGGTTATTAGACATTTTTGGCATCTTGACGGCACTTATTGCTGTTTTTATTGCTTGGGCACAATGGTCTCACACTTACTGGTCTCGTAGAAATCTTATAGCCCCTAAAACGACGTTCTTCCTCGGCAACAGCAAAGGAATCGTCACACAGAAACAATCCTTCGGAGATTTCACCGTCGAAATGTACGAATACATCCGCAAACACAACAAACCTCACGGTGGTTTCTACCTCACCCTTATGCCTAATTACATGCCTGTTGATCCCGAAATCATCAAACATATCATGCTGAACGATTTCGACCACTTCGTAGATCGAGGAATTTACTACAACGAAGAAGTCGATCCGTTAAGTGCCCATTTGTTCTCTCTGGACGGTGCTAAATGGCGGAATTTACGAATCAAGCTCACACCAACTTTCACGTCgggaaaaatgaaaatgatgtTTGATACTTTGGTGAAGTGTAGCGACCAGTTGTTGGTGGAGATGAACCAAACAGCTGGGAAAGCCCCAGttgatgcaaaaaatatactaGCACGGTTTACAACCGACATAATTGGGTCTTGTGCTTTCGGGATTGAGTGCAACTCGCTGAAAAACCCCAACGATGAGTTCACTCAGtatttaaaactgtttttcgTGGAAGGTTTTTGGCAAAACCTCAACGGAATAATCACTTTCGTGGCGCCCGAGTTGGCCAAAAAACTGAACATGAAAGTAGTCAACCCTGTCCTGTCCAATTTTTTCATGAAAGTGGTCGAAGACACCGTCAATATGCGCGAACGCAACAACATCTACCGCAAAGATTTCATGCATCTCCTGCTCCAGCTGAAAAATCGAGGGGAACTTGTTGACGACGACAGCATCCTACAAAACAATACCGATGCCGAAAATAAGGAAGTGACGCTGACTTTGAACGAGCTCGCAGCCCAAGCTTTCGTCTTCTTCCTGGCCGGTTACGAGACCTCCTCCACCACTATGACGTTTTGCTTGTACGAATTAGCGTCGAATCCTGAAATTCAGGACAAATTGCGCGCTGAAATAAACGAAGTTTTGCAAAAGCACGGCAAATTGACGTATGACGCAATTATGGAAATGCGTTACATGGACAAAGTCGTGAATG AAACTCTACGCAAGTATCCGCCCCTTCCGGGCCTGAACCGCGTCTGCAACAAGGAATACAAAGTCCCCGGAACAGATTTTGTGATTGAAAAGGGGACGAAAATCTGGATTCCGGTGCTGGGTTTGCACCGGGACCCGGAGTATTTCCCAAATCCGGAGAAATTCGACCCGGAGAGGTTCACGGAGGAGAACAAGAGGCAGAGACACCCTTATACGTATCTACCCTTCGGCGAAGGACCTAGGATTTGCATTG GTCTTAGGTTCGGGATGATGCAAACTAAAGTCGGGCTTAGCGTCCTTTTGAAGAATTACAAGTTTTCCATTAATTCCAAAACCAAACTGCCGCTGCAACTTGACCCCAAAAGCTTCATCATGAGCACAGAAGGCGGGATTTGGCTTGATTATACGCGCGTTTAA
- the CYP6BQ13 gene encoding cytochrome P450 monooxygenase isoform X2: MRFAHRFRSLQKSSIMAILTYSWLLDIFGILTALIAVFIAWAQWSHTYWSRRNLIAPKTTFFLGNSKGIVTQKQSFGDFTVEMYEYIRKHNKPHGGFYLTLMPNYMPVDPEIIKHIMLNDFDHFVDRGIYYNEEVDPLSAHLFSLDGAKWRNLRIKLTPTFTSGKMKMMFDTLVKCSDQLLVEMNQTAGKAPVDAKNILARFTTDIIGSCAFGIECNSLKNPNDEFTQYLKLFFVEGFWQNLNGIITFVAPELAKKLNMKVVNPVLSNFFMKVVEDTVNMRERNNIYRKDFMHLLLQLKNRGELVDDDSILQNNTDAENKEVTLTLNELAAQAFVFFLAGYETSSTTMTFCLYELASNPEIQDKLRAEINEVLQKHGKLTYDAIMEMRYMDKVVNETLRKYPPLPGLNRVCNKEYKVPGTDFVIEKGTKIWIPVLGLHRDPEYFPNPEKFDPERFTEENKRQRHPYTYLPFGEGPRICIGLRFGMMQTKVGLSVLLKNYKFSINSKTKLPLQLDPKSFIMSTEGGIWLDYTRV; the protein is encoded by the exons ATGCGTTTTGCTCACAGGTTTCGCTCGTTGCAGAAATCTTCG ATAATGGCGATACTAACGTACAGTTGGTTATTAGACATTTTTGGCATCTTGACGGCACTTATTGCTGTTTTTATTGCTTGGGCACAATGGTCTCACACTTACTGGTCTCGTAGAAATCTTATAGCCCCTAAAACGACGTTCTTCCTCGGCAACAGCAAAGGAATCGTCACACAGAAACAATCCTTCGGAGATTTCACCGTCGAAATGTACGAATACATCCGCAAACACAACAAACCTCACGGTGGTTTCTACCTCACCCTTATGCCTAATTACATGCCTGTTGATCCCGAAATCATCAAACATATCATGCTGAACGATTTCGACCACTTCGTAGATCGAGGAATTTACTACAACGAAGAAGTCGATCCGTTAAGTGCCCATTTGTTCTCTCTGGACGGTGCTAAATGGCGGAATTTACGAATCAAGCTCACACCAACTTTCACGTCgggaaaaatgaaaatgatgtTTGATACTTTGGTGAAGTGTAGCGACCAGTTGTTGGTGGAGATGAACCAAACAGCTGGGAAAGCCCCAGttgatgcaaaaaatatactaGCACGGTTTACAACCGACATAATTGGGTCTTGTGCTTTCGGGATTGAGTGCAACTCGCTGAAAAACCCCAACGATGAGTTCACTCAGtatttaaaactgtttttcgTGGAAGGTTTTTGGCAAAACCTCAACGGAATAATCACTTTCGTGGCGCCCGAGTTGGCCAAAAAACTGAACATGAAAGTAGTCAACCCTGTCCTGTCCAATTTTTTCATGAAAGTGGTCGAAGACACCGTCAATATGCGCGAACGCAACAACATCTACCGCAAAGATTTCATGCATCTCCTGCTCCAGCTGAAAAATCGAGGGGAACTTGTTGACGACGACAGCATCCTACAAAACAATACCGATGCCGAAAATAAGGAAGTGACGCTGACTTTGAACGAGCTCGCAGCCCAAGCTTTCGTCTTCTTCCTGGCCGGTTACGAGACCTCCTCCACCACTATGACGTTTTGCTTGTACGAATTAGCGTCGAATCCTGAAATTCAGGACAAATTGCGCGCTGAAATAAACGAAGTTTTGCAAAAGCACGGCAAATTGACGTATGACGCAATTATGGAAATGCGTTACATGGACAAAGTCGTGAATG AAACTCTACGCAAGTATCCGCCCCTTCCGGGCCTGAACCGCGTCTGCAACAAGGAATACAAAGTCCCCGGAACAGATTTTGTGATTGAAAAGGGGACGAAAATCTGGATTCCGGTGCTGGGTTTGCACCGGGACCCGGAGTATTTCCCAAATCCGGAGAAATTCGACCCGGAGAGGTTCACGGAGGAGAACAAGAGGCAGAGACACCCTTATACGTATCTACCCTTCGGCGAAGGACCTAGGATTTGCATTG GTCTTAGGTTCGGGATGATGCAAACTAAAGTCGGGCTTAGCGTCCTTTTGAAGAATTACAAGTTTTCCATTAATTCCAAAACCAAACTGCCGCTGCAACTTGACCCCAAAAGCTTCATCATGAGCACAGAAGGCGGGATTTGGCTTGATTATACGCGCGTTTAA
- the CYP6BQ13 gene encoding cytochrome P450 monooxygenase (The RefSeq protein has 9 substitutions compared to this genomic sequence), with translation MAILTYSWLLDIFGILTALIAVFIAWVQWSHTYWSRRNLIAPKTTFFLGNSKGIVTQKQSFGDFTVEMYEYIRKHNKPHGGFYLTLMPNYMPVDPEIIKHIMLNDFDHFVDRGIYYNEEVDPLSAHLFSLDGAKWRNLRIKLTPTFTSGKTKMMFDTLVKCSDQSLVEMNQTAGKAPVDAKNVLARFTTDIIGSCAFGIECNSLKNPNDEFTQYLKLFFVEGFWLNLNGIITFVAPELAKKLNMKVVNPVLSNFFMKVVEDTVNMRESNNIYRKDFMHLLLQLKNRGELVDDDSILQNNTDAENKEVTLTLNELAAQAFVFFLAGYETSSTTMTFCLYELAANPEIQDKLRAEINEVLQKHGKLTYDAIMEMRYTDKVVNETLRKYPPLPGLNRVCNKEYKVPGTDFVIEKGTKIWIPVLGLRRDPEYFPNPEKFDPERFTEENKRQRHPYTYLPFGEGPRICIGLRFGMMQTKVGLSVLLKNYKFSINSKTKLPLQLDPKSFIMSTEGGIWLDYTRV, from the exons ATGGCGATACTAACGTACAGTTGGTTATTAGACATTTTTGGCATCTTGACGGCACTTATTGCTGTTTTTATTGCTTGGGCACAATGGTCTCACACTTACTGGTCTCGTAGAAATCTTATAGCCCCTAAAACGACGTTCTTCCTCGGCAACAGCAAAGGAATCGTCACACAGAAACAATCCTTCGGAGATTTCACCGTCGAAATGTACGAATACATCCGCAAACACAACAAACCTCACGGTGGTTTCTACCTCACCCTTATGCCTAATTACATGCCTGTTGATCCCGAAATCATCAAACATATCATGCTGAACGATTTCGACCACTTCGTAGATCGAGGAATTTACTACAACGAAGAAGTCGATCCGTTAAGTGCCCATTTGTTCTCTCTGGACGGTGCTAAATGGCGGAATTTACGAATCAAGCTCACACCAACTTTCACGTCgggaaaaatgaaaatgatgtTTGATACTTTGGTGAAGTGTAGCGACCAGTTGTTGGTGGAGATGAACCAAACAGCTGGGAAAGCCCCAGttgatgcaaaaaatatactaGCACGGTTTACAACCGACATAATTGGGTCTTGTGCTTTCGGGATTGAGTGCAACTCGCTGAAAAACCCCAACGATGAGTTCACTCAGtatttaaaactgtttttcgTGGAAGGTTTTTGGCAAAACCTCAACGGAATAATCACTTTCGTGGCGCCCGAGTTGGCCAAAAAACTGAACATGAAAGTAGTCAACCCTGTCCTGTCCAATTTTTTCATGAAAGTGGTCGAAGACACCGTCAATATGCGCGAACGCAACAACATCTACCGCAAAGATTTCATGCATCTCCTGCTCCAGCTGAAAAATCGAGGGGAACTTGTTGACGACGACAGCATCCTACAAAACAATACCGATGCCGAAAATAAGGAAGTGACGCTGACTTTGAACGAGCTCGCAGCCCAAGCTTTCGTCTTCTTCCTGGCCGGTTACGAGACCTCCTCCACCACTATGACGTTTTGCTTGTACGAATTAGCGTCGAATCCTGAAATTCAGGACAAATTGCGCGCTGAAATAAACGAAGTTTTGCAAAAGCACGGCAAATTGACGTATGACGCAATTATGGAAATGCGTTACATGGACAAAGTCGTGAATG AAACTCTACGCAAGTATCCGCCCCTTCCGGGCCTGAACCGCGTCTGCAACAAGGAATACAAAGTCCCCGGAACAGATTTTGTGATTGAAAAGGGGACGAAAATCTGGATTCCGGTGCTGGGTTTGCACCGGGACCCGGAGTATTTCCCAAATCCGGAGAAATTCGACCCGGAGAGGTTCACGGAGGAGAACAAGAGGCAGAGACACCCTTATACGTATCTACCCTTCGGCGAAGGACCTAGGATTTGCATTG GTCTTAGGTTCGGGATGATGCAAACTAAAGTCGGGCTTAGCGTCCTTTTGAAGAATTACAAGTTTTCCATTAATTCCAAAACCAAACTGCCGCTGCAACTTGACCCCAAAAGCTTCATCATGAGCACAGAAGGCGGGATTTGGCTTGATTATACGCGCGTTTAA
- the CYP6BQ13 gene encoding cytochrome P450 monooxygenase isoform X3 — protein MAILTYSWLLDIFGILTALIAVFIAWAQWSHTYWSRRNLIAPKTTFFLGNSKGIVTQKQSFGDFTVEMYEYIRKHNKPHGGFYLTLMPNYMPVDPEIIKHIMLNDFDHFVDRGIYYNEEVDPLSAHLFSLDGAKWRNLRIKLTPTFTSGKMKMMFDTLVKCSDQLLVEMNQTAGKAPVDAKNILARFTTDIIGSCAFGIECNSLKNPNDEFTQYLKLFFVEGFWQNLNGIITFVAPELAKKLNMKVVNPVLSNFFMKVVEDTVNMRERNNIYRKDFMHLLLQLKNRGELVDDDSILQNNTDAENKEVTLTLNELAAQAFVFFLAGYETSSTTMTFCLYELASNPEIQDKLRAEINEVLQKHGKLTYDAIMEMRYMDKVVNETLRKYPPLPGLNRVCNKEYKVPGTDFVIEKGTKIWIPVLGLHRDPEYFPNPEKFDPERFTEENKRQRHPYTYLPFGEGPRICIGLRFGMMQTKVGLSVLLKNYKFSINSKTKLPLQLDPKSFIMSTEGGIWLDYTRV, from the exons ATGGCGATACTAACGTACAGTTGGTTATTAGACATTTTTGGCATCTTGACGGCACTTATTGCTGTTTTTATTGCTTGGGCACAATGGTCTCACACTTACTGGTCTCGTAGAAATCTTATAGCCCCTAAAACGACGTTCTTCCTCGGCAACAGCAAAGGAATCGTCACACAGAAACAATCCTTCGGAGATTTCACCGTCGAAATGTACGAATACATCCGCAAACACAACAAACCTCACGGTGGTTTCTACCTCACCCTTATGCCTAATTACATGCCTGTTGATCCCGAAATCATCAAACATATCATGCTGAACGATTTCGACCACTTCGTAGATCGAGGAATTTACTACAACGAAGAAGTCGATCCGTTAAGTGCCCATTTGTTCTCTCTGGACGGTGCTAAATGGCGGAATTTACGAATCAAGCTCACACCAACTTTCACGTCgggaaaaatgaaaatgatgtTTGATACTTTGGTGAAGTGTAGCGACCAGTTGTTGGTGGAGATGAACCAAACAGCTGGGAAAGCCCCAGttgatgcaaaaaatatactaGCACGGTTTACAACCGACATAATTGGGTCTTGTGCTTTCGGGATTGAGTGCAACTCGCTGAAAAACCCCAACGATGAGTTCACTCAGtatttaaaactgtttttcgTGGAAGGTTTTTGGCAAAACCTCAACGGAATAATCACTTTCGTGGCGCCCGAGTTGGCCAAAAAACTGAACATGAAAGTAGTCAACCCTGTCCTGTCCAATTTTTTCATGAAAGTGGTCGAAGACACCGTCAATATGCGCGAACGCAACAACATCTACCGCAAAGATTTCATGCATCTCCTGCTCCAGCTGAAAAATCGAGGGGAACTTGTTGACGACGACAGCATCCTACAAAACAATACCGATGCCGAAAATAAGGAAGTGACGCTGACTTTGAACGAGCTCGCAGCCCAAGCTTTCGTCTTCTTCCTGGCCGGTTACGAGACCTCCTCCACCACTATGACGTTTTGCTTGTACGAATTAGCGTCGAATCCTGAAATTCAGGACAAATTGCGCGCTGAAATAAACGAAGTTTTGCAAAAGCACGGCAAATTGACGTATGACGCAATTATGGAAATGCGTTACATGGACAAAGTCGTGAATG AAACTCTACGCAAGTATCCGCCCCTTCCGGGCCTGAACCGCGTCTGCAACAAGGAATACAAAGTCCCCGGAACAGATTTTGTGATTGAAAAGGGGACGAAAATCTGGATTCCGGTGCTGGGTTTGCACCGGGACCCGGAGTATTTCCCAAATCCGGAGAAATTCGACCCGGAGAGGTTCACGGAGGAGAACAAGAGGCAGAGACACCCTTATACGTATCTACCCTTCGGCGAAGGACCTAGGATTTGCATTG GTCTTAGGTTCGGGATGATGCAAACTAAAGTCGGGCTTAGCGTCCTTTTGAAGAATTACAAGTTTTCCATTAATTCCAAAACCAAACTGCCGCTGCAACTTGACCCCAAAAGCTTCATCATGAGCACAGAAGGCGGGATTTGGCTTGATTATACGCGCGTTTAA